A window of the Tunturibacter empetritectus genome harbors these coding sequences:
- a CDS encoding MmcQ/YjbR family DNA-binding protein, with protein sequence MRVTAKDYRRMALSLPGASEGSHQGHPDFRVGGKIFCTLAFEKEGYGVLKLSPEEQTGLVEDAPEAFSPVPGGWGRGGATRVRLDSVSADMLEGAIKMAWKRRLAK encoded by the coding sequence ATGCGGGTGACTGCAAAGGATTATCGACGGATGGCGTTGAGTCTGCCGGGAGCCTCCGAGGGGTCACATCAGGGGCATCCCGACTTCCGGGTGGGAGGGAAGATCTTTTGTACTCTTGCGTTTGAGAAGGAGGGCTATGGCGTTCTGAAGCTGAGCCCGGAGGAGCAAACTGGGCTGGTGGAGGATGCGCCGGAGGCGTTTTCTCCTGTGCCTGGCGGGTGGGGTCGCGGTGGGGCCACCCGGGTACGGCTGGACTCGGTGAGCGCGGATATGTTGGAGGGCGCGATAAAGATGGCCTGGAAGCGACGTTTGGCGAAGTGA
- a CDS encoding nuclear transport factor 2 family protein: MKFFLPLLLLCSFSLAHGQGCPAGQQKDPVTLVQIEQVWLRAVEQHDKAALECILADEFEEANFDGSLIDRRAMLATVAKPSTVHFELSELHAHVHGNSAYVRGVGGTRSQDGKFHAKNRFTDIFVYRDGRWQCVAGHESHFPEER; encoded by the coding sequence ATGAAATTTTTTTTACCCCTGTTGCTATTGTGTTCGTTTTCGTTGGCGCATGGCCAAGGTTGCCCAGCGGGCCAGCAAAAAGATCCGGTGACGCTGGTTCAGATTGAGCAGGTCTGGCTGCGAGCCGTGGAGCAGCACGATAAGGCTGCGCTAGAGTGCATTCTGGCAGATGAATTCGAAGAGGCAAACTTTGATGGCTCACTGATCGACCGCAGAGCAATGCTGGCGACCGTCGCGAAGCCGAGCACCGTTCACTTCGAATTATCTGAGTTGCATGCGCATGTGCATGGCAATTCCGCTTATGTCCGTGGTGTGGGCGGGACAAGAAGCCAGGACGGAAAATTTCATGCGAAGAATCGCTTTACGGATATTTTTGTCTATCGCGATGGGCGCTGGCAATGTGTCGCAGGCCATGAATCGCATTTTCCTGAAGAACGCTAG
- the yajC gene encoding preprotein translocase subunit YajC has protein sequence MFAMWLQSAMGGLGNLGSLALPILFFVVLYFLMIAPNQRKQKKWQEMLGQLKTGDRVTTNGGIRGTVLTVKDDLVILRVQPDGVKLEFVKSAIAAVTTDEQAA, from the coding sequence ATGTTTGCGATGTGGTTGCAGAGTGCGATGGGTGGACTGGGTAATCTTGGCAGTCTTGCCCTGCCGATCCTGTTTTTTGTGGTGCTTTATTTTTTGATGATCGCGCCGAACCAAAGGAAGCAGAAAAAGTGGCAGGAGATGCTGGGGCAGTTGAAGACCGGCGACCGTGTCACCACCAATGGCGGGATTCGCGGCACGGTACTGACCGTGAAGGACGATCTGGTAATCCTGCGGGTTCAGCCGGACGGCGTGAAGCTAGAGTTTGTCAAAAGCGCGATTGCCGCGGTGACGACTGACGAACAGGCTGCCTAG
- a CDS encoding heme-degrading domain-containing protein: MPIPEDLAAIAHQEAELRFSTFDYDTAWRLGQSLRDLAVSRNQSLVIDIRRFGQPYQPLFYTALADTTPDNPRWVQRKSNVVARFHRSSYAIGLALEQSSRTFSERYSLPDADYAAHGGSFPLHVIGAGVIGCVTVSGLPQREDHSLVVEALCLELKQNHDSLRLA, encoded by the coding sequence ATGCCCATCCCCGAAGACCTCGCCGCCATCGCTCACCAGGAGGCCGAACTCCGCTTCTCCACCTTCGACTATGACACGGCCTGGCGTCTCGGCCAGAGTCTGCGCGATCTGGCCGTCTCCCGCAATCAGTCTCTCGTCATCGACATTCGCCGCTTCGGCCAACCTTACCAGCCGCTCTTCTACACTGCCCTCGCCGACACCACGCCGGACAATCCCCGCTGGGTGCAGCGCAAATCGAATGTAGTCGCCCGCTTCCATCGCAGCTCCTATGCCATCGGCCTCGCACTCGAGCAGAGCAGCCGCACCTTCAGCGAACGCTACAGTCTTCCCGATGCCGACTACGCCGCCCACGGCGGTAGCTTTCCCCTCCACGTCATCGGCGCGGGCGTGATCGGCTGCGTCACCGTCTCCGGCCTGCCACAGCGCGAAGACCACAGTCTCGTTGTCGAAGCGCTCTGCCTCGAACTTAAGCAGAACCACGACTCCCTGCG